A DNA window from Gorilla gorilla gorilla isolate KB3781 chromosome 19, NHGRI_mGorGor1-v2.1_pri, whole genome shotgun sequence contains the following coding sequences:
- the FST gene encoding follistatin isoform X9 — MVRARHQPGGLCLLLLLLCQFMEDRSAQAGNCWLRQAKNGRCQVLYKTELSKEECCSTGRLSTSWTEEDVNDNTLFKWMIFNGGAPNCIPCKETCENVDCGPGKKCRMNKKNKPRCVCAPDCSNITWKGPVCGLDGKTYRNECALLKARCKEQPELEVQYQGRCKKTCRDVFCPGSSTCVVDQTNNAYCVTCNRICPEPTSSEQYLCGNDGVTYSSACHLRKATCLLGRSIGLAYEGKCITKSCEDIQCTGGKKCLWDFKVGRGRCSLCDELCPDSKSDEPVCASDNATYASECAMKEAACSSGVLLEVKHSGSCN, encoded by the exons ATGGTCCGCGCGAGGCACCAGCCGGGTGGGCTttgcctcctgctgctgctgctctgccaGTTCATGGAGGACCGCAGTGCCCAGG CTGGGAACTGCTGGCTCCGTCAAGCGAAGAACGGCCGCTGCCAGGTCCTGTACAAGACCGAACTGAGCAAGGAGGAGTGCTGCAGCACCGGCCGTCTGAGCACCTCGTGGACCGAGGAGGACGTGAATGACAACACACTCTTCAAGTGGATGATTTTCAACGGGGGCGCCCCCAACTGCATCCCCTGTAAAG AAACGTGTGAGAACGTGGACTGTGGACCTGGGAAAAAATGCCGAATGAACAAGAAGAACAAACCCCGCTGCGTCTGCGCCCCGGATTGTTCCAACATCACCTGGAAGGGTCCAGTCTGCGGGCTGGATGGGAAAACCTACCGCAATGAATGTGCACTCCTAAAGGCAAGATGTAAAGAGCAGCCAGAACTGGAAGTTCAGTACCAAGGCAGATGTAAAA AGACTTGTCGGGATGTTTTCTGTCCAGGCAGCTCCACATGTGTGGTGGACCAGACCAATAATGCCTACTGTGTGACCTGTAATCGGATTTGCCCAGAGCCCACTTCCTCTGAGCAATATCTCTGTGGGAATGATGGAGTCACCTACTCCAGTGCCTGCCACCTGAGAAAGGCTACCTGCCTGCTGGGCAGATCTATTGGATTAGCCTATGAGGGAAAGTGTATCA CAAAGTCCTGTGAAGATATCCAGTGCACTGGTGGGAAAAAATGTTTATGGGATTTCAAGGTTGGGAGAGGCCGGTGTTCCCTCTGTGATGAGCTGTGCCCTGACAGTAAGTCGGATGAGCCTGTCTGTGCCAGTGACAATGCCACTTATGCCAGCGAGTGTGCCATGAAGGAAGCTGCATGCTCCTCAGGTGTGCtactggaagtaaagcactccggATCTTGCAACT GA